The following are encoded in a window of Candidatus Poribacteria bacterium genomic DNA:
- a CDS encoding sigma-70 family RNA polymerase sigma factor, with amino-acid sequence MEREDDVQLIYHILSGDEAAFSVLVQKYQKSVHALVWRKIGDFHHAEEITQDIFLQVHKKLPTLKDPRQFTGWLYVIANRFCIDWIRKKKFVVQSIEDTPTAEIEKSAYTRYLSEQRQAEASERRRETVKKLLAQLPESERTVVTLYYLGEMKVKEMSKFLGVSVSTINTRLHRARERLQGKASLVQEVLGGVSETFLTSTTGENSERHERNIELCTQNLLTIGKAIQTYQKEHEDFPERLSDLHPKYLPDASVFICPADDEDGKAGFLPNIDLVAISKTIGRIGFLGDIEPRMPVSYGYEVAPEYREKKIEQRLVFGDVIPLVRCWHHVNGDSEVLNLSFSSQIYRSSKIWEHTPEDMYGSHEAALTAIEEILARPPDDKRYPDGKRFFDLYPQLVRLYTLLGNEQSAAVLIERLKSGMMQDIQGYQTLFDILKTVDRYQDLLAFFQVAEQQYPDDKFIFYKLADIHRQLGNAELAEVYARKSNPRYEWVGKPVPDFSVIDLDGNPISLREYRGKVVLLHFWMVWRDFGTAETSDIKKVYDTYKDAGFDIIGVCLDSEEAIMRRGWVTQPDHTGEETSPLRNYIKVNGIQWRQIFDAAAYSLLQQYDVAGTPEMWLIDREGKLVTHKAKTENLEMLVAEAVKAQSQN; translated from the coding sequence GTGGAAAGAGAAGACGATGTTCAACTCATTTACCATATTTTATCCGGCGACGAGGCGGCATTCAGCGTCTTAGTCCAAAAATACCAAAAGAGCGTCCACGCGCTCGTGTGGCGGAAGATCGGTGATTTTCATCACGCCGAAGAAATTACACAGGACATCTTCCTACAAGTCCACAAAAAACTCCCGACACTCAAGGATCCCCGTCAATTTACCGGATGGTTGTACGTTATCGCAAACCGGTTTTGCATCGATTGGATACGAAAGAAAAAATTTGTGGTGCAATCGATAGAAGACACACCTACGGCAGAAATCGAGAAATCCGCTTACACACGTTACCTGTCGGAACAACGACAAGCAGAAGCCTCCGAACGTCGCCGTGAGACGGTTAAAAAACTTTTGGCACAACTTCCAGAGAGTGAACGCACCGTCGTGACGCTCTATTATCTCGGCGAAATGAAGGTCAAAGAGATGAGTAAATTCTTAGGTGTCTCTGTCAGCACGATTAACACGCGCTTGCACCGAGCGCGAGAACGTTTACAGGGAAAAGCGTCCTTAGTTCAAGAAGTTCTCGGCGGCGTGTCTGAAACGTTTTTGACATCTACTACAGGAGAGAATTCCGAGAGGCACGAGAGAAACATAGAACTTTGCACACAAAATTTACTTACAATCGGCAAGGCAATTCAGACCTACCAGAAAGAACACGAAGATTTTCCTGAACGACTCTCAGACCTTCATCCGAAATACTTGCCAGATGCATCGGTCTTCATCTGTCCGGCGGATGACGAAGATGGGAAGGCAGGTTTTCTTCCGAACATAGATTTGGTTGCAATCAGCAAGACAATTGGAAGGATAGGTTTTCTCGGGGACATAGAGCCGAGAATGCCTGTGAGTTATGGGTATGAGGTTGCTCCGGAATATCGAGAGAAGAAAATTGAACAACGTTTGGTATTCGGTGATGTCATACCACTTGTCCGTTGTTGGCATCACGTGAATGGAGATTCTGAGGTTTTGAACTTAAGCTTCTCTTCTCAGATTTACAGGTCTTCCAAGATTTGGGAACACACGCCGGAGGATATGTACGGTAGCCACGAAGCGGCTCTCACTGCTATTGAAGAAATACTTGCGCGCCCCCCTGATGATAAGCGTTACCCTGATGGTAAGCGTTTCTTTGATCTCTATCCCCAGCTTGTCAGACTTTATACCCTATTAGGAAACGAACAATCAGCGGCCGTCCTTATTGAACGTCTCAAGTCGGGCATGATGCAAGACATTCAAGGGTATCAGACGCTGTTCGACATACTCAAGACAGTAGATCGATACCAGGATCTTCTTGCGTTTTTTCAGGTAGCTGAGCAGCAGTATCCAGACGATAAATTCATTTTCTATAAACTTGCCGACATTCATAGGCAGTTAGGCAATGCTGAACTCGCTGAAGTGTATGCGCGCAAGTCTAATCCGAGATACGAATGGGTTGGAAAACCTGTCCCTGACTTTTCTGTGATCGACCTTGATGGGAATCCGATTTCGCTTCGGGAGTATCGTGGGAAAGTCGTTTTGCTTCACTTTTGGATGGTCTGGAGGGATTTTGGCACGGCGGAAACGTCAGATATCAAGAAAGTTTACGACACCTATAAAGATGCGGGATTCGATATTATTGGGGTCTGCCTTGATAGTGAAGAAGCGATAATGCGTAGGGGCTGGGTTACCCAGCCCGATCACACGGGCGAGGAGACCTCGCCCCTGCGTAACTACATTAAAGTAAATGGCATTCAATGGCGACAAATTTTCGACGCGGCAGCATATTCACTTTTACAACAATATGATGTCGCTGGTACCCCTGAAATGTGGCTCATTGATAGGGAAGGCAAGTTGGTTACACACAAAGCGAAAACGGAAAATTTAGAGATGCTCGTTGCAGAAGCAGTGAAGGCACAATCCCAAAACTAA
- a CDS encoding ABC transporter permease subunit, producing the protein MSPIWIIAKREFTENILSLRLLIGLVVCLVLFIASTYVLMEDYEKRRSVHNAAEIEHRNALEAVKVYSDLRVDIAKQPEPLSVICLGMERQLGSTVKVSYEDVPTEAKILGGGNPLLNVFSAVDAVLMVQIAFSLFVISIAYDIICGERESGTLALVASNPVSKYHILIGKYLGGMASLLMPLAIGWIAAALLINVHPMIEFHTAEWSRFAGLFAALALYLSVFFLLSMLVSAITRRSARALVWLLFLWIVIVFIVPNGAVYIAKQVRPIPSKSVVNIESAALRTAFWEKIGDYGAKHQNRSYFTSERSVVSGHYPFAFHVLTGSREAMLWYLDGAQFYIPHRIEYAEQIGNLHRGYYRSLKRQTALAENLSRLSPAWVYYNISAGLSGTDLRRHERFIQQAQDYREALMAYMQEQGAFSSINWFTSANLNDMPSQAGLTESDEETFFENVTPKSWDDVERLDLSGMPIFSSGPVWGNVALGGVLPDLVYLMILNILLFLITGAMFLKSEVR; encoded by the coding sequence ATGTCCCCCATCTGGATAATTGCCAAAAGAGAGTTCACAGAGAACATCCTCTCCCTCCGTCTACTCATCGGGTTAGTCGTCTGCCTCGTGCTTTTCATCGCCAGCACGTACGTCTTGATGGAGGACTACGAGAAACGACGCAGCGTCCACAATGCGGCAGAAATCGAACACCGGAACGCCCTTGAAGCGGTGAAGGTGTATTCGGACCTGAGGGTAGACATCGCAAAACAGCCTGAACCCTTAAGCGTTATCTGCTTAGGGATGGAGCGGCAGCTCGGGAGCACCGTAAAGGTTTCCTACGAAGATGTCCCCACAGAAGCGAAAATCCTCGGCGGTGGTAACCCGCTGCTGAACGTCTTTTCTGCCGTTGACGCGGTGCTTATGGTGCAGATAGCGTTCAGTCTATTCGTGATTTCCATCGCTTACGATATCATCTGCGGTGAGCGTGAAAGCGGAACACTCGCACTTGTCGCATCAAACCCCGTCTCGAAATACCACATCCTAATTGGGAAATACCTCGGCGGGATGGCGAGTCTTCTCATGCCACTCGCAATCGGCTGGATAGCCGCTGCACTATTGATAAACGTCCACCCGATGATAGAATTTCACACTGCTGAATGGAGTCGGTTCGCCGGACTCTTCGCAGCTTTGGCGTTATACCTCTCCGTTTTTTTCCTGCTTTCGATGCTGGTTTCAGCCATCACCCGGCGGTCGGCGCGGGCACTCGTCTGGTTGCTATTCCTCTGGATTGTGATTGTGTTCATCGTCCCAAACGGTGCGGTGTATATCGCAAAGCAGGTGCGACCGATACCTTCCAAATCCGTGGTTAACATCGAGAGTGCGGCACTTAGGACAGCGTTTTGGGAGAAAATCGGAGATTACGGCGCAAAGCATCAAAATAGATCCTACTTTACATCGGAACGCAGTGTGGTCAGTGGTCATTATCCATTCGCCTTCCACGTGCTAACGGGATCCAGAGAAGCGATGCTCTGGTATCTCGACGGTGCACAATTTTACATCCCACACCGCATTGAATACGCAGAGCAGATAGGAAACCTCCATCGGGGATACTACCGTTCGCTGAAAAGACAGACCGCTTTGGCTGAAAACCTTTCCAGACTTTCTCCGGCATGGGTCTACTACAATATCTCCGCGGGTCTGTCCGGCACGGATTTGCGACGGCACGAGCGGTTCATCCAGCAAGCACAGGATTACCGAGAGGCACTGATGGCATACATGCAGGAACAAGGGGCTTTCTCAAGTATCAACTGGTTCACGTCCGCCAATCTCAACGATATGCCCTCACAAGCCGGACTCACGGAATCAGATGAAGAAACGTTTTTTGAAAACGTCACACCGAAAAGTTGGGATGACGTGGAACGGCTTGACTTAAGCGGCATGCCTATCTTTAGCAGTGGACCGGTGTGGGGAAACGTCGCGCTTGGCGGTGTTCTCCCGGATTTGGTCTATCTGATGATCCTAAACATTCTGCTGTTTCTGATCACCGGCGCGATGTTCCTGAAAAGCGAGGTGAGGTGA